The Chelonoidis abingdonii isolate Lonesome George chromosome 9, CheloAbing_2.0, whole genome shotgun sequence genome has a segment encoding these proteins:
- the ARPIN gene encoding arpin: MSSFKVEAKGDTDRLSPEELKGLVNKPELLSVTERHTPSQAVAFWLLETELEKMELELGTEIRLKTRGDSPFIFSLAKLHAGTVTKCNFVGDGQAGASWTDNILANRPPGGPAPEPRGRGDGAEEDEWDD; encoded by the exons ATGTCCTCCTTCA AAGTGGAAGCCAAAGGCGATACAGACAGGCTGTCCCCCGAGGAGCTGAAGGGACTGGTGAATAAGCCGGAGCTGCTGAGTGTGACTGAGCGCCACACCCCTAGCCAGGCTGTGGCCTTCTGGCTGCTGGAGACGGAGCTGGAGAagatggagctggagctgggaacagagaTCCGTCTGAAAACCCGGGGTGACAGCCCCTTCATAT tctctctaGCCAAGCTGCATGCAGGGACAGTGACCAAGTGTAACTTTGTTGGCGATGGACAGGCTGGGGCTTCCTGGACAGACAACATCCTGGCTAACAGACCTCCAGGAGGGCCAGCCCCTGAGCCCAGGGGACGAGGGGACGGCGCAGAGGAGGATGAATGG GATGACTGA